From Persicobacter psychrovividus, one genomic window encodes:
- a CDS encoding DUF2254 domain-containing protein — translation MKYIWGLMQGSFWLVPIIIIIIGIGFACLLLLIDYAVEIQPTGPFEYFFSGNADASRTVLSIVSSAMIGLAGTVFSITLVALTLASSQFGSRLLRNFMHDRLNQVVLGTYISTYLYCLIILRTVRAKDPFTFVPNFSVLFAVFLAFGNIILLVIFIHHIAESIRADRVVADIYLNLSRNIQLMFPKDGNSLWRKDEHAKFQKACAQKYHTSIHITARQSGYLQAVDYDHLCNSVQQLDGMIRLHYKGGDFIIEGTTIAELQLIAPVDTGKLAVFDKAMVYGEERTNTQDPEYAIHQLVEIAARALSPGINDPFTAISCIDYLTAHLRNLAQLPFDAPYMLDCNQEPRVLAKAHRFDAILHAAFDIIRECAEGNPAILIRMAERLTGLREMVIEKEQAQAVDEYLGVIQSAGERSLVEQKDLEDFRKRIAHYQQVKGHHHFS, via the coding sequence TTGAAATATATTTGGGGCCTGATGCAGGGAAGTTTTTGGCTTGTTCCTATCATCATTATTATTATAGGAATCGGTTTTGCCTGTCTGTTGCTTTTGATCGACTATGCTGTGGAAATTCAGCCAACAGGCCCTTTCGAGTATTTTTTCAGTGGTAATGCAGATGCCTCCAGAACGGTCCTGAGCATTGTTTCCAGCGCCATGATTGGGCTTGCAGGAACTGTTTTCTCGATTACGCTGGTGGCCCTTACTTTGGCATCGAGTCAGTTTGGTTCGCGATTATTGCGGAATTTTATGCACGATCGGCTCAATCAGGTGGTTTTGGGAACTTACATTTCCACTTATTTATATTGCCTGATTATTCTTCGGACTGTTCGGGCTAAAGATCCTTTTACGTTCGTTCCAAATTTCTCTGTTCTGTTCGCTGTTTTTCTGGCCTTCGGAAATATTATTCTATTGGTGATCTTCATTCATCATATCGCTGAGAGCATTCGCGCAGATCGTGTGGTGGCAGATATTTACCTGAATTTGAGTAGAAATATTCAGCTGATGTTTCCTAAAGATGGGAATTCCTTATGGCGAAAGGATGAGCATGCGAAATTTCAAAAAGCCTGTGCGCAAAAATATCATACTTCAATTCATATTACTGCACGGCAGAGTGGTTATTTGCAGGCAGTAGATTATGACCACCTTTGCAATTCGGTGCAACAACTCGATGGCATGATCAGGCTGCATTATAAGGGTGGCGATTTTATTATTGAGGGTACGACAATAGCGGAACTGCAACTTATTGCGCCTGTCGATACGGGCAAATTGGCCGTTTTTGATAAGGCGATGGTATATGGCGAGGAGCGAACCAACACCCAGGATCCTGAATATGCCATTCATCAGCTGGTAGAAATTGCCGCCAGGGCTTTGTCCCCGGGGATTAATGACCCGTTCACTGCCATTTCCTGTATTGATTACCTGACGGCTCATCTGAGAAATTTAGCACAGTTGCCTTTTGATGCCCCCTATATGCTTGACTGTAATCAGGAGCCGAGAGTCTTGGCCAAGGCGCATCGTTTCGACGCTATTTTGCATGCAGCTTTTGATATTATTCGTGAATGTGCGGAGGGCAATCCAGCGATTCTGATCAGAATGGCGGAGCGCCTGACAGGTTTGCGGGAAATGGTCATTGAAAAAGAACAGGCACAGGCCGTGGATGAATACCTCGGGGTGATTCAAAGTGCTGGGGAGCGTTCTCTTGTAGAGCAGAAAGATTTGGAGGATTTCAGGAAAAGAATAGCCCATTATCAACAGGTGAAAGGTCATCATCATTTTTCCTGA